The genomic stretch TCGCTGACTTCACGTACGTGTGGACAGCGGAGGGTTGGCTCTATGTTGCCGCTGTCGTCGATCTCTTCTCCCGCCGTGTGGTTGGTTGGTCGATGAACGCAGCGATGACGGCCCAGCTCGTCACTGACGCCCTGGTGATGGCGATCTGGCGACGGGGCAAACCGGACGCGCTCTTGCATCATTCCGATCGCGGCAGCCAATACACCAGCGAACAGTTCCAGCGGCTGATGGCCGATCACGGCGTCGTCTGCTCGATGAGCCGGTCAGGCAACGTCTGGGATAACGCGGCGATGGAGAGCTTCTTCTCGTCATTGAAGACCGAGCGGACTACGCGCAGAGTGTACCGAACGAGGGATGACGCCAAGGCTGACGTCTTCGATTATATTGAGCGCTTCTACAATCCGAAACGCCGGCACTCGACGATCGGATATTTGAGCCCTATGGAGTTCGAGCAGCAGGCTGGATTAGCTTAAGCAGGTGTCAACAGAACCGGGTGCAGCTCAGGATTCGCATTTTCCAGCGCTCGGCCGTTGACCAGTAGTGTAGCAGAGTAGCACAGTTACTCTGTTTGAGGGAGTTCTTAAGTTGTCTTTACACTTATCGCCTTCGCCGCGTCCTGCCACCATCCGTCGAAATCGAACGGCGCCTGTGTCGACGGTGTTTTGAGCGCCGCAATGATCCGGTCGGCATAGGCGTCGTCATCCGAGCCGCGCGGGACCAGCACGATGGCGCCGCGGTCGATCAATTGCTTGAAACGCCGGTGATGGTCGAATTCGTCGGGCCAAGCAGGGCCGGTCACGATCAGCGGCCGGCCGGATGGCACGCAGGTGAGGACGCTGGAGCGCCGGGCCGTGAGGCCTTCATCGAGCGGATAGCAGAAAGCGTCGACCTCATTGAACAGGCCGAACACCTCCTGGTCGGAGGCGACGAAGCCGCTGACGATCACGTCGTCGGCGATGCCGAGCTCGGCGGCGCGGGCGCGAAAGTCCTCCTCGACATTGTCGACGCCGCGGATGAACGAGCCGATATAGACGATCAGCGGCTCGAGCCCGCGCGCCTTCAATATCGCGCCGATATGGAGCAACGCATTGGGTTGCTTGGCCGGATAAATGGATCCGAAATGACCGATCACCAGCCGGCCCGCTTTCCGGGCGGCGGCGAGGCGCCGGCGCAATTCCGAATCTGCTGTTTCCTTGGGCGCTTCGATGTTCGGCGGCAGCGGCGCCAGCACGCTTTTGCCGGCGGTCCAGCCCACCAGGGGATCGTCGGCGAGCTCACGCCGCACCAGCGGTGAAAACATGATGATGCTGTCGGCCAACAACAGCGCCGGAATGTAGGTGAGCCGGCGCAGCCAGTGCAGGCCGCCCCATTCGTGCTGAATCAGGACAATTTTGCGCCGTCGCAGCTTCGCCATCGCGAGCGCCAGCAGCGGGGCCAGGATCACGCGCTTCCAGGCCACGATGGGAAAGTTGCAGACCACGCTCTGTGCCGAGCCGACGGCGCGCCAGCTCTCACCGAAGGTGCCTTCGGTACGCGTCAG from Bradyrhizobium sp. Ash2021 encodes the following:
- a CDS encoding glycosyltransferase → MTSDPRYRALFLGAGPQMQCGVGHFTRLLQERTEKRDPGSSTTLTLTRTEGTFGESWRAVGSAQSVVCNFPIVAWKRVILAPLLALAMAKLRRRKIVLIQHEWGGLHWLRRLTYIPALLLADSIIMFSPLVRRELADDPLVGWTAGKSVLAPLPPNIEAPKETADSELRRRLAAARKAGRLVIGHFGSIYPAKQPNALLHIGAILKARGLEPLIVYIGSFIRGVDNVEEDFRARAAELGIADDVIVSGFVASDQEVFGLFNEVDAFCYPLDEGLTARRSSVLTCVPSGRPLIVTGPAWPDEFDHHRRFKQLIDRGAIVLVPRGSDDDAYADRIIAALKTPSTQAPFDFDGWWQDAAKAISVKTT